Proteins encoded together in one Streptomyces sp. B1I3 window:
- a CDS encoding metallophosphoesterase produces the protein MARDPFRAALVRVRHPHRSRSATSAGTPAATGHPYARALGLLAVVVLGAWLGLLTVGSVRTPVGPMDTTMTLRPSLNGGTKINVSPLGALELDSHIAPVRLDVDVDQLDPERSQALVKHPERLSGLQDEVTEDVAAGTQELAVRSCVAVVSGATALGLAVYRRPRRALAAGGLAFALLAASGVSAYATWNPKSVLEPKFSGLLSSAPSVVGDARSIVTEFDVYQQELARLVTNVTKLYDATSTLPVYQPDPATIRVLHVSDIHLNPASWHIISSLVEQYEIDVIIDSGDTMDHGTAAENGFLDPVRDLGAPYVWVRGNHDSKVTQAHLKKLRNAHVLDGGSAVDVAGLRIAGTGDPQFTPDRSRPTGGKASEQLAGMRLASALRDQKRAGTPVDIAVAHDPNAARETDGTVPLVLAGHVHHRVNELLALGTRLKVEGSTGGGGLRAVQNDKPEKVRASVLYMDRSTRRLQAWDEITLGGLGLTTAEVSRHLPEENLASPSPSPTGSPTSP, from the coding sequence ATGGCCCGCGATCCGTTCCGCGCCGCACTCGTCCGTGTCCGGCACCCCCACCGCTCCCGCTCCGCCACCTCCGCCGGCACCCCCGCCGCCACCGGGCACCCGTACGCACGCGCGCTCGGACTGCTCGCGGTCGTCGTGCTGGGGGCCTGGCTGGGCCTGCTGACCGTCGGCAGTGTGCGCACGCCGGTCGGCCCGATGGACACGACGATGACCCTGCGTCCCTCCCTGAACGGCGGGACGAAGATCAACGTCTCCCCGCTCGGCGCTCTGGAACTGGACTCCCACATCGCCCCCGTCCGGCTCGACGTGGACGTCGACCAACTGGACCCCGAGCGCTCCCAGGCCCTGGTCAAGCACCCTGAACGGCTCTCCGGACTGCAGGACGAGGTCACGGAGGACGTCGCGGCCGGCACGCAGGAGCTGGCCGTCCGCTCCTGTGTGGCCGTCGTCTCCGGCGCCACCGCCCTCGGCCTCGCCGTGTACCGCCGCCCGCGCCGCGCCCTGGCGGCCGGCGGGCTCGCGTTCGCGCTCCTGGCCGCCTCGGGTGTCAGCGCGTACGCCACCTGGAACCCGAAGTCCGTCCTGGAGCCGAAGTTCTCCGGGCTGCTCTCCAGCGCCCCCTCGGTCGTCGGCGACGCCCGCTCGATCGTCACCGAGTTCGACGTCTACCAGCAGGAGCTGGCCCGGCTCGTCACCAACGTCACCAAGCTGTACGACGCCACGTCCACCCTCCCCGTGTACCAGCCGGACCCGGCGACCATCCGGGTGCTGCACGTCTCCGACATCCACCTGAATCCGGCCTCCTGGCACATCATCAGCTCACTCGTCGAGCAGTACGAGATCGACGTGATCATCGACTCCGGCGACACGATGGACCACGGCACGGCAGCCGAGAACGGCTTCCTGGATCCCGTCCGCGATCTCGGCGCGCCCTATGTGTGGGTGCGGGGCAACCACGACTCCAAGGTCACGCAGGCCCATCTGAAGAAGCTCCGCAATGCGCACGTACTCGACGGGGGCAGCGCCGTGGACGTCGCGGGACTGCGGATCGCCGGTACCGGGGACCCCCAGTTCACGCCCGACCGTTCGCGCCCCACGGGCGGAAAGGCCTCCGAGCAACTGGCGGGCATGCGGCTCGCTTCCGCGCTGCGCGACCAGAAGCGGGCGGGCACGCCCGTCGACATCGCGGTGGCCCACGACCCGAACGCCGCGAGGGAGACGGACGGAACGGTTCCCCTCGTCCTGGCGGGACACGTGCACCACCGGGTGAACGAACTGCTGGCACTCGGCACGCGGCTGAAGGTGGAGGGCTCGACCGGCGGCGGAGGGCTGCGCGCCGTGCAGAACGACAAGCCGGAGAAGGTGCGGGCCTCCGTCCTCTACATGGACCGCTCCACCCGGCGCCTGCAGGCCTGGGACGAGATCACCCTGGGGGGCCTCGGGCTGACGACGGCCGAGGTCAGCCGCCATCTGCCGGAGGAGAATCTGGCGAGTCCCTCCCCTTCGCCGACCGGCTCCCCGACCTCCCCGTAA
- a CDS encoding cytochrome c biogenesis CcdA family protein → MTPDIGYVAALLGGLLALVSPCSALLLPAFFAYSVDSASRLLARTGIFYAGLATTLVPLGAAGSYAGRLFYGHRDALVLGAGWLVIGLGLAQIAGLGFASRHITALGGRIRPTTVLSVYALGAVYGLAGFCAGPILGSVLTVAAVSGSPLYGGLLLAVYALGMAVPLFVLALLWDRFDLGHRAWLRGRTLRAGRFGLHTTSLLSGLLFVGLGVIFLAYDGTTALPGLLDVDDSFAVEQWAQRIGERIPDAVALTTVVAVVLLVLGVRAWRRRADGLPAQRDGSHADGSDAREDGSRTQEEEEVT, encoded by the coding sequence GTGACCCCGGACATCGGTTACGTCGCGGCACTGCTCGGCGGCCTCCTCGCCCTGGTCAGCCCGTGCAGCGCCCTCCTGCTCCCGGCCTTCTTCGCGTACTCCGTCGACTCGGCCTCCCGGCTGCTTGCCCGGACCGGCATCTTCTACGCCGGCCTCGCCACCACCCTCGTCCCGCTCGGTGCCGCGGGCTCGTACGCCGGACGGCTCTTCTACGGTCACCGTGACGCCCTCGTGCTCGGCGCCGGCTGGCTGGTCATCGGGCTCGGCCTCGCACAGATCGCCGGTCTCGGCTTCGCCTCGCGCCACATCACCGCCCTCGGCGGCCGGATCCGCCCCACGACCGTCCTCTCCGTCTACGCCCTGGGCGCCGTCTACGGTCTGGCCGGTTTCTGCGCGGGCCCCATCCTCGGCAGTGTCCTCACCGTGGCGGCCGTCAGCGGCAGTCCGCTCTACGGCGGCCTGTTGCTCGCCGTCTACGCCCTGGGCATGGCCGTTCCGCTGTTCGTGCTCGCACTGCTCTGGGACCGCTTCGACCTGGGCCACCGGGCGTGGCTGCGCGGCCGCACCCTGCGCGCCGGCCGTTTCGGGCTGCACACCACGTCGCTGCTCTCCGGTCTCCTCTTCGTCGGACTCGGGGTGATCTTCCTCGCGTACGACGGGACGACGGCGCTGCCCGGCCTGCTGGACGTGGACGACTCCTTCGCCGTCGAGCAGTGGGCCCAGCGCATCGGGGAGCGGATCCCCGACGCGGTCGCACTGACGACCGTGGTGGCCGTGGTGCTCCTGGTCCTCGGCGTGCGGGCGTGGCGACGCCGGGCCGACGGGCTCCCCGCGCAGCGGGACGGATCCCACGCGGACGGGTCCGACGCGCGCGAGGACGGCTCCCGCACACAGGAGGAAGAGGAAGTGACCTGA